In the genome of bacterium, the window ACTCGCCGATCCAGGTGAAGCCGGGCCTGGCTTCGAACAAACGAAGATCTTCAGCGAGGATCTGTGCGTCATCGCGGGAAAGTCGCACCCGCTCGCGCGACGCCGGGGGGTCCTGTCACTCGAAGATCTGGCGGATCAAGAATGGCTACTGTCACCACACGGGTCGCACGAGCGATCGAGCGTCGATCTTGTGTTTCGGCGCGCTGGGCTCTCAGCGCCACCACCCAGGATCGAATCCGAGGATGTTCCGTTTCAGATGTACACCGTGGCCACATCGAATCTACTCAGTGTCATTCAGAGATCCCAAGCGACGTTTGGCGCGGTCCTCGGCTTGCGTGAACTTCGCGTCGATCTGGGTACTCCAGCAGCCGATATCGGGGTGACGTATCCGATCGGCTCCCCGCTCCAGGAAACTGCGAAGGACCTGATTAGCGCGCTGAGGAAAGCGGCCGCGCGAGTCGGCCTCGTGCAGGGGTGAAAGGCTAGCCCGACGCTTTGGGTCGGCACGGAACCAGCACGCTGCGCCGGAAACGAATCGCGATTTCACCGTGCTGGTTGCGTCCGAGGGTTTCGACGCGAACGATGCCCTGATCGGGCCGGCTCTTCGATTTGCGCGCCTCCAGGATCTCGGTCACGGCATACAGCGTGTCGCCGTGGAAGGTCGGGCCGACGTGGTCGATGTTCTCGTAGGCGAGATTCGCGATGGCCTTGCCACTGATATCGGCCACCGTCATTCCTACGACGACGCTGAATACGAGCGGTCCCACCACGAGCCTCTGGCCGAACTCCGTCTGTGCAGCGTAGGCGGCATCGATGTGGAGAGGGTGCTGATTCATGGTGAGCAGTGCGAACTGCAGGTTGTCCGCTTCGGTGATCGTGCGCCCGGGCCAGTGCTCGATCACCTCGCCGACTCGAAAGTCCTCGTAGTAGCGTCCGTAGTTTTCGCGCGT includes:
- a CDS encoding MaoC family dehydratase, yielding MATRENYGRYYEDFRVGEVIEHWPGRTITEADNLQFALLTMNQHPLHIDAAYAAQTEFGQRLVVGPLVFSVVVGMTVADISGKAIANLAYENIDHVGPTFHGDTLYAVTEILEARKSKSRPDQGIVRVETLGRNQHGEIAIRFRRSVLVPCRPKASG
- a CDS encoding LysR family transcriptional regulator: MHLNIRVDQLLSVLAITEHGTLRGAAVALGTSQPALSRTLREVERILDVRLFERGPRGVAPTRFGRAVARHATVIRAEAQRTLLDLDALRSAEAEPIRLGVVPVVAAPLVADAITETRCAHPETIIRMEARPQSELLERLAAGHVDLVLGPLADPGEAGPGFEQTKIFSEDLCVIAGKSHPLARRRGVLSLEDLADQEWLLSPHGSHERSSVDLVFRRAGLSAPPPRIESEDVPFQMYTVATSNLLSVIQRSQATFGAVLGLRELRVDLGTPAADIGVTYPIGSPLQETAKDLISALRKAAARVGLVQG